The following coding sequences are from one Stigmatopora nigra isolate UIUO_SnigA chromosome 10, RoL_Snig_1.1, whole genome shotgun sequence window:
- the capzb gene encoding F-actin-capping protein subunit beta isoform X2, translating into MSDQQLDCALDLMRRLPPQQIEKNLSDLIDLVPGLCEDLLSSVDQPLKIARDKVLGKDYLLCDYNRDGDSYRSPWSNKYDPPIEDGAMPSSRLRKLEVEANNAFDQYRDLYFEGGVSSVYLWDLEHGFAGVILIKKAGDGSKKIKGCWDSIHVVEVQEKSSGRNAHYKLTSTVMLWLQTTKLDSGTMNLGGSLTRQTEKDDTVGESSPHIANIGRLVEEMENKIRSTLNDIYFGKTKDIVNGLRSVSSLADKSKQEALQNELFKALKLKNQS; encoded by the exons AGTGACCAGCAGTTGGACTGTGCCCTGGATCTCATGAGGCGTCTGCCGCCTCAACAGATTGAAAAGAACCTCAGTGACCTCATTGACCTG GTGCCCGGTTTGTGTGAGGACCTTCTCTCCTCAGTGGACCAGCCCCTGAAGATTGCCCGGGACAAGGTTTTGGGAAAAGACTATCTTCTTTGTGATTACAATAGGGATGGTGACTCCTACAG ATCTCCGTGGAGTAATAAATACGACCCTCCCATCGAAGACGGTGCTATGCCATCAAGTCGCTTGAGGAAACTGGAGGTTGAAGCCAATAACGCCTTTGACCAGTACAGAGACCT gTACTTTGAGGGTGGTGTTTCATCAGTGTACCTCTGGGATTTGGAACACGGCTTTGCTGGGGTTATTCTCATCAAAAAAGCTGGAGATGGATCTAAAAAGATTAAAGGGTGCTGGGACTCTATCCATGTGGTAGAGGTGCAG GAGAAGTCCAGCGGCCGCAATGCTCACTACAAACTCACCTCTACTGTTATGTTGTGGCTTCAAACGACCAAGCTCGACTCTGGCACCATGAATCTGGGCGGCAGCCTAACAAGACAA ACGGAAAAAGACGATACAGTTGGAGAGTCTTCACCCCACATCGCCAACATTGGCCGCCTTGTTGAA GAGATGGAGAACAAGATTCGCTCCACATTGAATGACATCTACTTTGGGAAAACCAAGGACATTGTCAACGGACTTAG GAGTGTTTCATCTCTGGCTGACAAGTCAAAGCAGGAGGCTCTCCAAAACGAACTGTTCAAGGCACTCAAACTGAAAAACCAAAGCTAG
- the capzb gene encoding F-actin-capping protein subunit beta isoform X1, with product MSDQQLDCALDLMRRLPPQQIEKNLSDLIDLVPGLCEDLLSSVDQPLKIARDKVLGKDYLLCDYNRDGDSYRSPWSNKYDPPIEDGAMPSSRLRKLEVEANNAFDQYRDLYFEGGVSSVYLWDLEHGFAGVILIKKAGDGSKKIKGCWDSIHVVEVQEKSSGRNAHYKLTSTVMLWLQTTKLDSGTMNLGGSLTRQTEKDDTVGESSPHIANIGRLVEEMENKIRSTLNDIYFGKTKDIVNGLRSVESLPDNQKYRQLQRELSQVLTQRQIFID from the exons AGTGACCAGCAGTTGGACTGTGCCCTGGATCTCATGAGGCGTCTGCCGCCTCAACAGATTGAAAAGAACCTCAGTGACCTCATTGACCTG GTGCCCGGTTTGTGTGAGGACCTTCTCTCCTCAGTGGACCAGCCCCTGAAGATTGCCCGGGACAAGGTTTTGGGAAAAGACTATCTTCTTTGTGATTACAATAGGGATGGTGACTCCTACAG ATCTCCGTGGAGTAATAAATACGACCCTCCCATCGAAGACGGTGCTATGCCATCAAGTCGCTTGAGGAAACTGGAGGTTGAAGCCAATAACGCCTTTGACCAGTACAGAGACCT gTACTTTGAGGGTGGTGTTTCATCAGTGTACCTCTGGGATTTGGAACACGGCTTTGCTGGGGTTATTCTCATCAAAAAAGCTGGAGATGGATCTAAAAAGATTAAAGGGTGCTGGGACTCTATCCATGTGGTAGAGGTGCAG GAGAAGTCCAGCGGCCGCAATGCTCACTACAAACTCACCTCTACTGTTATGTTGTGGCTTCAAACGACCAAGCTCGACTCTGGCACCATGAATCTGGGCGGCAGCCTAACAAGACAA ACGGAAAAAGACGATACAGTTGGAGAGTCTTCACCCCACATCGCCAACATTGGCCGCCTTGTTGAA GAGATGGAGAACAAGATTCGCTCCACATTGAATGACATCTACTTTGGGAAAACCAAGGACATTGTCAACGGACTTAG ATCTGTTGAGTCTTTGCCTGATAACCAAAAATATCGACAGCTCCAAAGGGAGCTGTCGCAGGTGCTCACCCAGCGTCAGATCTTCATTGACTAG